One genomic region from Vibrio cyclitrophicus encodes:
- the hisG gene encoding ATP phosphoribosyltransferase produces the protein MQTQRLRIAIQKKGRLSKECQDLLKKCGVKFNIMGERLVVHSLNMPIDLLLVRDDDIPGLIMDGVVDLGFIGENELEEVRLDRVALKEPSQFHTLRRLDFGGCRLSIAINKDEEYNGPQDLAGKRIATTYPQLLKAYMDEQGVEFSTCMLTGSVEVAPRAGLADAIADLVSTGATLEANGLKEAEAIFQSKATLIQRTGEFDADKEALIEKLLTRMQGVQQAKESKYIMLHAPTSQLEQIKALLPGAEDPTVLPLSTDKDKVAVHLVSTENLFWETMEQLKELGASSILVLPIEKMMG, from the coding sequence ATGCAGACACAACGCCTAAGAATCGCAATTCAAAAGAAAGGTCGCTTAAGTAAAGAGTGCCAAGACTTACTTAAAAAATGTGGTGTTAAATTTAACATCATGGGTGAGCGCCTAGTGGTTCATTCACTTAATATGCCAATCGACTTGTTACTGGTTCGTGATGATGACATCCCAGGTCTTATCATGGACGGTGTGGTTGACCTAGGTTTCATTGGTGAAAATGAGCTAGAAGAAGTTCGCCTAGACCGCGTTGCTCTAAAAGAGCCATCGCAATTTCACACACTACGTCGTTTAGATTTCGGTGGTTGCCGCCTTTCTATCGCTATCAACAAAGATGAAGAATACAACGGCCCACAAGACCTAGCGGGTAAACGTATTGCAACAACCTACCCACAACTACTAAAAGCCTACATGGATGAGCAGGGTGTTGAATTCAGCACTTGTATGCTAACAGGCTCAGTTGAAGTAGCACCTCGAGCTGGACTAGCGGACGCTATCGCAGATTTGGTTTCTACAGGCGCTACGCTAGAAGCGAATGGCCTAAAAGAAGCAGAAGCTATTTTTCAATCTAAAGCAACGTTAATTCAACGCACCGGCGAATTTGATGCAGACAAAGAAGCATTAATTGAAAAACTACTGACTCGTATGCAAGGTGTTCAGCAAGCGAAAGAGTCGAAGTACATCATGCTTCACGCACCAACGTCTCAATTAGAGCAAATTAAAGCGCTATTGCCTGGAGCTGAAGATCCTACTGTTCTTCCTCTATCTACAGATAAAGACAAAGTTGCCGTTCACCTAGTAAGTACTGAGAACTTGTTCTGGGAAACTATGGAACAGCTGAAAGAGTTGGGTGCAAGCTCGATTCTAGTATTACCAATCGAAAAAATGATGGGGTAG
- a CDS encoding Na+/H+ antiporter NhaC family protein, giving the protein MNLIDFATSPLSLLPPLVALTLAIVTRRVLVSLGVGIVMGAILLADYSVGNAASYVFTKASGVFIEDGGINTWNMSIVAFLIILGMTTALLTLSGGTRAFAEWAQSRVKSKRGSKLLAAFLGVFIFVDDYFNSLAVGAISRPVTDRFYVSRAKLAYILDSTAAPMCVIMPASSWGAYIITIIGGILVTHGVTEYSALGAYVRLIPMNFYAVFALLMVFAVAWFGLDVGKMREHEIEASQGRGFEGDNDQKQAHDLNEELDIQESENGSVSDLVMPIVSLIVATVAAMLYTGGQALTADGQAFNLLGAFENTDVGKSLVYGGVVGLLVALATVFKQKLPMSDIARTMWIGASSMFGAILILVFAWTIGSVIGDMKTGSYLSSLATGNIDYHWLPVILFLLAGLMAFSTGTSWGTFGIMLPIAGDMAAASDIALILPMLSAVLAGSVFGDHCSPISDTTILSSTGARCNHIDHVSTQLPYALSVAFVSCVGFITLGMTSSTGIAFGAASLTFVAVCFALAYFSRCKMATCNS; this is encoded by the coding sequence ATGAATTTAATAGATTTTGCAACATCGCCTTTATCTTTGCTTCCTCCCCTTGTGGCCTTAACTCTCGCTATTGTTACCCGCCGTGTATTGGTTTCCTTGGGTGTCGGTATCGTTATGGGTGCGATTTTACTTGCTGATTACTCAGTAGGTAACGCAGCTAGCTACGTGTTTACTAAAGCTTCTGGTGTTTTCATCGAAGATGGTGGCATTAATACCTGGAACATGAGCATCGTCGCATTCCTAATTATTCTTGGAATGACAACCGCCTTATTAACATTATCTGGTGGTACGCGAGCATTCGCTGAGTGGGCCCAGTCTCGTGTTAAGAGCAAACGTGGTTCAAAACTACTTGCTGCTTTCTTGGGTGTGTTCATTTTTGTTGATGATTACTTCAACAGCTTAGCGGTAGGTGCTATCTCTCGTCCTGTTACAGACCGCTTTTACGTATCTCGCGCTAAGCTTGCTTATATTCTGGATTCTACTGCTGCTCCAATGTGTGTGATCATGCCGGCTTCTAGCTGGGGTGCTTACATCATTACTATTATTGGTGGCATCTTAGTAACACACGGTGTGACAGAGTACTCAGCATTGGGTGCTTACGTTCGTCTTATCCCGATGAATTTCTACGCTGTGTTCGCACTATTAATGGTATTTGCCGTTGCATGGTTCGGTCTAGATGTTGGTAAAATGCGTGAACATGAGATCGAAGCATCTCAAGGCCGTGGCTTTGAAGGTGACAACGATCAAAAGCAAGCTCACGACCTAAATGAAGAGCTAGACATTCAAGAGAGTGAAAACGGCTCTGTCTCTGATCTCGTTATGCCAATCGTATCGTTAATCGTAGCGACGGTAGCTGCAATGCTTTATACCGGTGGTCAAGCGCTTACCGCTGACGGTCAAGCATTCAACTTGCTTGGTGCGTTTGAAAATACAGATGTAGGCAAGTCTCTTGTTTACGGTGGTGTTGTTGGCCTGCTTGTTGCGCTAGCGACAGTGTTTAAGCAAAAGCTGCCAATGTCTGATATCGCAAGAACAATGTGGATCGGTGCTAGCTCTATGTTTGGCGCTATCCTGATTCTTGTGTTTGCATGGACTATCGGTTCTGTTATCGGTGACATGAAAACCGGTTCTTACCTTTCGTCTCTAGCAACAGGTAACATTGATTACCACTGGCTACCTGTTATTTTGTTCCTTCTTGCTGGCCTGATGGCATTCTCGACAGGCACATCATGGGGTACATTTGGTATCATGCTTCCTATCGCGGGTGACATGGCTGCAGCCTCTGACATCGCTCTAATTCTGCCTATGTTAAGTGCGGTTCTTGCGGGTTCTGTGTTTGGTGATCACTGTTCTCCAATCTCTGATACGACGATTCTCTCTTCTACCGGTGCTCGTTGTAACCACATTGACCACGTATCGACTCAGCTTCCTTATGCGCTGTCTGTGGCCTTCGTATCGTGTGTTGGTTTCATTACCTTAGGTATGACATCATCAACTGGCATCGCATTTGGTGCGGCGTCTCTAACGTTTGTTGCTGTATGCTTTGCATTGGCTTATTTCTCTCGCTGCAAAATGGCGACGTGCAACAGCTAA
- the hflD gene encoding high frequency lysogenization protein HflD, with protein MANTLYDRTIAFAGICQAVALVQQVAKDGHCDKDAFEASLSAILNTNPVNTVGVFGREANLKLGLECLVKGIDSTPAGSDITRYIISLMALERKLSSRNDSMSQLGDRIQTAERQTEHFDLFDEQMISNLASIYLDVVSPIGPRIQVSGTPSVLQQTSSQHKVRALLLSGIRSAVLWRQVGGKRRHLIFGRKKMIEQAQILLARM; from the coding sequence GTGGCTAATACACTTTATGACCGTACTATTGCTTTCGCCGGAATTTGCCAAGCTGTGGCTTTGGTTCAACAAGTAGCGAAAGACGGCCATTGTGATAAAGATGCCTTCGAAGCTTCACTCAGTGCTATTTTGAATACCAATCCGGTGAATACTGTGGGCGTATTTGGACGTGAAGCGAACCTAAAGCTTGGCCTTGAGTGCTTAGTAAAAGGAATCGATAGTACTCCAGCTGGTAGCGATATCACGCGCTACATCATCAGCTTGATGGCGCTTGAGCGTAAACTATCTTCTCGTAACGATTCGATGTCTCAACTTGGCGACCGTATACAAACGGCAGAACGCCAAACTGAACACTTTGATCTGTTTGACGAGCAAATGATCAGTAACTTAGCGAGCATCTACCTAGATGTTGTGAGTCCTATCGGCCCTCGCATTCAGGTATCTGGGACACCATCAGTACTTCAACAGACGTCGAGCCAACATAAGGTTCGTGCGCTTCTTCTATCAGGGATTCGAAGCGCTGTGCTTTGGCGCCAGGTTGGCGGTAAACGTCGCCACCTAATCTTCGGTCGTAAGAAGATGATCGAGCAAGCTCAAATCTTATTAGCTCGAATGTGA
- the hisD gene encoding histidinol dehydrogenase — translation MMMRTVVWQSLSESQQDSVLERPAITEGANITATVSDVIAKVRNEGDAALKELTEKFDRVTPESIRVTSNEIEEACARLTPEMKQALEQAYSNIAKFHEAQKPQSIKVETQPGVLCEQVTRAINTVGLYIPGGSAPLPSTVLMLGVPAQIAGCRKVVLCSPPPIADEILYVAKLCKIDEVYNVGGGQAVAAMAYGTESVAKVDKIFGPGNAYVTEAKRQVSNDFRGAAIDMPAGPSEVMVIADETADADFIAADLLSQAEHGPDSQVVLVTPSPVIADQVTDAVQKQLKELSRANIAQQALASSLIIISESITQAIAISNFYGPEHLIVQTKNPRELLPLLDNAGSIFLGDWSPESAGDYASGTNHVLPTYGYTKTYSSLGLADFSKRMTVQELTADGLKGLAPTVVTMAEAEGLDAHKRAVTIRVEKLNRAK, via the coding sequence GTGATGATGAGAACCGTTGTTTGGCAATCTTTAAGTGAATCACAGCAAGACTCGGTATTAGAGCGTCCAGCTATTACTGAAGGTGCAAACATCACAGCGACTGTTTCTGATGTTATTGCAAAAGTACGAAATGAAGGCGACGCCGCACTCAAAGAACTGACTGAAAAGTTCGATCGTGTGACTCCTGAATCAATTCGAGTTACTTCGAATGAGATTGAAGAGGCGTGTGCTCGTCTAACACCAGAAATGAAGCAAGCGCTAGAGCAAGCTTATAGCAATATTGCTAAGTTTCATGAAGCTCAGAAGCCTCAGTCAATTAAGGTTGAAACTCAACCTGGCGTTTTGTGTGAGCAGGTAACGCGCGCGATTAATACGGTTGGTCTTTATATTCCTGGTGGGAGTGCGCCACTTCCGTCAACGGTTCTTATGTTAGGTGTACCCGCTCAGATTGCGGGTTGTCGTAAAGTTGTCTTGTGTTCGCCTCCACCAATTGCTGATGAAATCTTGTATGTCGCTAAGCTTTGTAAGATCGACGAGGTTTACAACGTTGGTGGTGGTCAAGCGGTTGCGGCAATGGCTTACGGTACCGAGAGTGTGGCTAAAGTCGATAAGATCTTCGGCCCGGGTAATGCCTATGTAACGGAAGCGAAACGCCAAGTCAGCAATGACTTCCGTGGTGCTGCAATTGACATGCCTGCTGGTCCATCAGAAGTGATGGTGATTGCAGATGAAACTGCAGATGCAGACTTCATCGCTGCGGATTTATTGAGCCAAGCGGAACACGGCCCTGATTCTCAGGTTGTCTTGGTTACGCCGTCTCCGGTTATTGCTGATCAAGTAACGGATGCGGTGCAGAAACAACTGAAAGAGTTGTCTCGCGCTAACATCGCTCAGCAAGCATTAGCATCTAGCTTGATTATCATCTCAGAATCAATCACTCAAGCTATCGCAATTTCGAACTTCTACGGTCCTGAGCACTTAATTGTTCAAACCAAGAATCCACGTGAGTTGTTGCCGTTGCTAGATAATGCAGGTTCAATATTCTTGGGTGACTGGTCTCCAGAGTCTGCAGGTGATTATGCATCAGGTACAAACCACGTATTGCCAACCTACGGTTACACCAAAACGTATTCGAGCCTAGGTTTAGCAGATTTCTCTAAACGTATGACAGTACAAGAACTAACAGCCGATGGCTTGAAAGGTCTAGCACCAACAGTGGTGACGATGGCTGAAGCCGAAGGTTTGGATGCTCACAAGCGTGCTGTGACTATCCGAGTTGAAAAGTTAAATAGAGCGAAGTAG
- the mnmA gene encoding tRNA 2-thiouridine(34) synthase MnmA — translation MSDISSGNSEKKVIVGMSGGVDSSVSAYLLQQQGYQVEGLFMKNWEEDDNEEYCTAAEDLADAQAVCDKLGIHLHTINFAAEYWDNVFEYFLAEYKAGRTPNPDILCNKEIKFKAFLEFADEVLDADYIAMGHYVRRTFPTQEELDAGVKPEMLRGLDSNKDQSYFLYTLSSDQVARSLFPVGELEKPEVRRIAEEQDLITAKKKDSTGICFIGERKFTEFLGKYLPAQPGNIETPEGQVIGQHQGLMYHTLGQRKGLHIGGTKGGGGNEEPWFVGEKDLKRNVLIAVQGKDHPLLKSEGLIASQLHWVNRTPITEVMTCTVKTRYRQTDIPCTIIPIDDENIKVIFDEPQIAVTPGQSAVFYLDDVCLGGGIIEKRI, via the coding sequence ATGTCAGATATCAGCTCTGGAAACAGCGAAAAGAAAGTAATTGTCGGTATGTCCGGCGGTGTAGATTCGTCAGTATCGGCGTATCTTCTTCAGCAACAAGGCTATCAGGTAGAAGGCCTTTTCATGAAAAACTGGGAAGAAGACGATAACGAAGAATACTGCACGGCAGCTGAAGATCTTGCTGATGCTCAAGCGGTATGTGACAAATTAGGTATCCACCTTCACACTATCAACTTTGCCGCAGAGTACTGGGACAATGTATTCGAATACTTCCTTGCTGAGTACAAAGCAGGTCGTACGCCAAACCCAGACATTCTTTGTAATAAAGAAATCAAATTCAAAGCATTCTTAGAGTTTGCAGATGAAGTATTAGACGCAGACTACATTGCGATGGGTCACTACGTTCGTCGTACTTTTCCTACTCAAGAAGAGCTAGACGCTGGTGTGAAACCAGAAATGCTACGTGGCCTAGACAGCAACAAAGATCAAAGCTATTTCTTATACACATTAAGCTCAGACCAAGTGGCACGCAGCCTATTCCCAGTTGGTGAATTAGAGAAACCTGAAGTGCGACGTATTGCTGAAGAACAAGATTTGATTACAGCAAAGAAAAAAGACTCAACGGGCATCTGCTTTATTGGTGAACGTAAGTTCACTGAATTCTTAGGCAAGTACCTACCAGCACAGCCGGGTAACATCGAGACACCTGAAGGCCAAGTAATTGGTCAACACCAAGGTTTGATGTACCACACATTAGGTCAACGTAAAGGCCTGCATATTGGTGGCACCAAAGGTGGTGGTGGTAATGAAGAACCATGGTTTGTTGGTGAAAAAGATCTGAAGCGTAATGTGCTGATCGCAGTACAAGGTAAAGACCACCCTCTTTTGAAATCAGAGGGTTTGATTGCTTCTCAGCTTCACTGGGTAAATCGCACACCAATTACTGAAGTTATGACATGCACGGTAAAAACTCGTTACCGTCAAACCGATATTCCTTGTACAATCATCCCAATTGATGACGAGAACATTAAGGTTATTTTTGATGAACCACAGATTGCTGTGACCCCTGGTCAATCGGCAGTATTCTATCTAGACGACGTTTGTCTTGGTGGTGGTATCATCGAAAAGCGCATCTAA
- the htpX gene encoding protease HtpX codes for MKRVMLFLATNLAVVLVLSVVLNIVYAVTGMQPGSLSGLLLMAAVFGFGGSFISLMMSKKMALRSVGGMVIESPRNETEHWLMETVSRQSQQVGIGMPTVAIYDSPDINAFATGAKRDDSLVAVSTGLLHNMTRDEAEAVLAHEVSHIANGDMVTMTLMQGVVNTFVIFLSRFIANIVASNDNEEEGGSNMMVYFGVSMVLELVFGFLASFITMWYSRHREFHADAGAANLVGKEKMIAALERLKVSHEPQLEGSMMAFGINGKKSLTELLMSHPPLDKRIASLRNM; via the coding sequence ATGAAGCGAGTAATGTTGTTCCTTGCAACCAACCTTGCGGTTGTATTGGTACTAAGTGTTGTTCTTAATATTGTATATGCAGTTACAGGTATGCAACCAGGAAGCCTTTCAGGCTTGTTGTTAATGGCTGCAGTATTTGGTTTTGGCGGTTCATTCATTTCATTAATGATGTCAAAGAAAATGGCACTACGCTCAGTAGGCGGCATGGTCATTGAAAGCCCACGTAACGAAACAGAACATTGGTTGATGGAGACGGTAAGCCGTCAATCTCAACAAGTTGGTATTGGTATGCCAACAGTGGCGATCTACGACTCGCCAGACATCAATGCATTCGCGACGGGTGCTAAGCGTGATGATTCATTGGTCGCAGTATCAACAGGTCTTCTACACAACATGACGCGTGATGAAGCTGAAGCAGTATTAGCACATGAAGTTAGCCACATTGCGAACGGAGACATGGTGACCATGACGTTAATGCAGGGTGTTGTGAACACGTTCGTTATCTTCTTATCTCGTTTCATCGCTAACATTGTTGCGTCGAATGACAACGAAGAAGAGGGCGGCAGCAACATGATGGTGTACTTCGGTGTGTCTATGGTGTTGGAATTGGTATTTGGTTTCTTAGCAAGCTTCATTACGATGTGGTACAGCCGTCATCGTGAATTCCATGCCGATGCAGGTGCAGCGAACCTAGTGGGTAAAGAGAAGATGATTGCCGCTCTGGAGCGTCTAAAGGTGAGCCACGAACCACAACTAGAAGGTTCTATGATGGCGTTTGGTATCAACGGTAAGAAGTCTCTTACTGAGCTACTAATGAGCCATCCACCGTTAGATAAGCGTATTGCGTCTCTACGTAACATGTAA
- a CDS encoding H-NS family histone-like protein, translated as MSELTKTLLNIRSLRAFSRELTLEQLEEALDKLTIVVQERQESEAEERAAKAEQEAKLSAIAEQIAKDGIDVADLIAALSGEAKSKTTKAKRAPRPAKYKYVDANGNEKTWTGQGRTPSAIQEQLDAGKSLEEFAL; from the coding sequence ATGTCTGAATTAACAAAAACTTTATTAAATATCCGCAGCCTTCGTGCATTCTCACGTGAATTAACTCTTGAGCAACTTGAAGAAGCGCTAGACAAGCTGACTATTGTTGTACAAGAGCGTCAAGAGTCTGAAGCTGAAGAACGTGCTGCTAAAGCAGAGCAAGAAGCTAAGCTTTCTGCTATCGCTGAACAAATTGCAAAAGACGGAATTGATGTTGCTGATCTTATCGCTGCACTTTCTGGTGAAGCAAAATCTAAAACGACAAAAGCTAAACGTGCTCCTCGCCCAGCTAAATACAAATATGTAGATGCAAACGGCAACGAGAAAACTTGGACAGGTCAAGGCCGTACGCCTTCAGCTATCCAAGAACAACTAGATGCTGGTAAATCTCTAGAAGAGTTTGCTCTTTAA
- the purB gene encoding adenylosuccinate lyase, producing MELSALTAVSPVDGRYGSKTIALRSIFSEFGLLKYRSIVEIRWLQKLAQTDAIAEVPAFSAEANQFLDELAANFSEEDALRIKEIERTTNHDVKAVEYFLKEKVAGVPELHAVNEFIHFACTSEDINNTSHALMLKEARDTVILPEIRNVIDAIKALANEYRDIPLLSRTHGQPASPSTMGKEMANVAYRMERQFKQIENVEILAKINGAVGNYNAHLSAYPEVEWHKFSEEFITESLGVTWNPYTTQIEPHDYIAELFDAIARFNTILLDFDRDVWGYIALGHFKQKTIAGEIGSSTMPHKVNPIDFENSEGNLGLANAVFSHLAQKLPVSRWQRDLTDSTVLRNLGVGVGYAIIAYTSTLKGISKLEVNRAALLAELDKNWEVLAEPVQTVMRRYGIEKPYEKLKELTRGKRVDGEGMRAFIDGLEIPEDEKVRLKEMTPANYIGQAIELTDKL from the coding sequence ATGGAACTGTCAGCATTGACTGCTGTTTCACCAGTAGACGGCCGTTACGGAAGTAAGACTATTGCACTACGCAGCATCTTTAGTGAATTTGGCCTACTAAAATACCGCTCTATCGTTGAAATTCGTTGGTTACAAAAGCTTGCACAAACTGATGCAATCGCAGAAGTACCAGCGTTCAGTGCAGAAGCTAACCAGTTTCTTGATGAACTAGCAGCTAACTTCAGTGAAGAAGACGCTCTGCGTATCAAAGAGATCGAACGCACGACAAACCACGACGTTAAAGCGGTTGAATACTTCTTGAAAGAGAAAGTAGCTGGCGTTCCTGAACTTCACGCAGTAAATGAATTCATTCACTTTGCATGTACTTCTGAAGACATCAATAACACATCTCACGCACTTATGCTTAAAGAAGCTCGTGACACTGTGATTCTTCCAGAAATCCGTAACGTAATTGATGCTATCAAAGCACTTGCGAACGAGTACCGTGATATTCCTCTATTGTCTCGTACACATGGTCAGCCAGCTTCTCCTTCTACTATGGGTAAAGAGATGGCTAACGTTGCGTACCGTATGGAACGTCAATTCAAGCAAATCGAAAACGTTGAGATCCTAGCGAAAATCAACGGCGCTGTAGGTAACTACAACGCACACCTTTCTGCATACCCAGAAGTTGAATGGCACAAGTTCAGCGAAGAGTTCATCACTGAATCTCTTGGCGTAACTTGGAACCCGTACACAACTCAAATCGAACCTCACGATTACATCGCTGAGCTATTCGATGCAATTGCTCGTTTCAACACGATCCTTCTTGACTTCGACCGTGACGTTTGGGGCTACATCGCTCTTGGTCACTTCAAGCAGAAGACTATTGCTGGCGAAATCGGCTCTTCTACTATGCCGCATAAAGTTAACCCAATTGACTTCGAAAACTCTGAAGGCAACCTTGGTCTAGCTAACGCAGTATTCAGCCACCTTGCACAAAAACTTCCAGTTTCTCGCTGGCAGCGTGACCTTACTGACTCTACGGTTCTTCGTAACCTAGGTGTGGGTGTTGGCTACGCAATCATTGCATACACTTCGACTCTGAAAGGTATTAGCAAGCTTGAAGTTAACCGTGCTGCGCTACTTGCTGAACTAGACAAGAACTGGGAAGTATTGGCTGAACCAGTACAAACAGTAATGCGTCGTTATGGCATCGAGAAGCCATACGAGAAGCTAAAAGAGCTAACTCGTGGTAAACGTGTAGATGGCGAAGGCATGCGTGCATTCATCGATGGTCTAGAGATCCCTGAAGACGAGAAAGTTCGCCTAAAAGAGATGACTCCAGCGAACTACATCGGTCAAGCAATCGAGCTAACTGACAAGCTGTAA
- the hisC gene encoding histidinol-phosphate transaminase codes for MEKLARKQVQALTPYLSARRIGGSGDVWLNANESPFDNEYSLNLTRLNRYSECQPKELIDAYAQYAGVTPEQTLTTRGADEGIELLIRAFCEPNEDAILYCPPTYGMYAISAETIGVERKVVPLTSEWQLDLPSIEAQLDNVKVIFVCSPNNPTGNLVDRKDIIKLLEMTQDKAIVVMDEAYIDFCPEASTVDLLAQYPNLAILRTLSKAFALAGLRCGFTLANKELIDVLLKVIAPYPVPIPVADIAVQALSEQGLARAKFQVLDLSANRAYLQAGLLGIPQVTVFDGWGNYLLVKFPNGDELFKAAWDTGIILRNSPIEDCVRISIGNREECEKTLGFIRNFFQ; via the coding sequence ATGGAAAAGTTAGCAAGAAAACAAGTTCAGGCTCTAACACCTTACTTGTCTGCAAGACGCATTGGCGGTAGCGGAGATGTATGGTTGAACGCCAATGAATCTCCGTTTGATAACGAGTACAGCTTAAATCTGACTCGCCTTAACCGCTACAGTGAATGTCAGCCAAAAGAATTAATCGATGCTTACGCACAATATGCAGGTGTAACACCAGAGCAAACATTGACAACACGTGGGGCTGACGAAGGCATTGAGTTACTGATTCGCGCTTTCTGTGAGCCAAACGAAGATGCAATTCTTTACTGTCCACCCACTTACGGTATGTATGCGATCAGCGCCGAAACCATTGGTGTCGAACGTAAAGTGGTGCCTCTGACCTCTGAATGGCAATTAGATCTTCCCTCTATTGAAGCTCAACTAGACAACGTGAAAGTGATATTTGTTTGTAGCCCAAACAACCCAACGGGTAACTTAGTTGATCGTAAAGACATCATTAAATTGCTTGAAATGACGCAAGACAAAGCGATTGTGGTGATGGATGAAGCGTATATCGACTTCTGCCCTGAAGCGTCAACGGTCGATTTGCTTGCTCAATATCCGAATTTAGCGATTTTGCGTACTCTTTCCAAAGCTTTCGCATTAGCGGGACTACGCTGTGGCTTTACGCTAGCAAACAAAGAGCTTATCGATGTACTGTTGAAAGTGATTGCACCATACCCAGTGCCAATCCCTGTTGCTGACATTGCGGTTCAAGCCCTTTCAGAGCAAGGTTTAGCAAGAGCTAAGTTTCAAGTTCTCGATTTAAGTGCTAATCGCGCTTATTTACAAGCTGGCCTACTTGGTATACCTCAAGTAACGGTATTTGATGGTTGGGGTAACTATTTATTGGTTAAATTCCCTAACGGTGACGAATTGTTCAAAGCGGCATGGGACACTGGCATCATCTTGCGTAATTCGCCAATTGAAGATTGTGTTCGTATTAGTATTGGTAATCGAGAAGAGTGCGAAAAGACACTTGGATTCATTCGTAACTTTTTTCAGTAA
- a CDS encoding inosine/guanosine kinase — protein sequence MKFPGQRKSKHYFPVHARDPLVSQAQTSKRMSRTHIIGIDQTLVDIEAKVSSELIEKYGLSKGHSLVIGDEAAESLYQELKEQCLITNEYAGGTIGNTLHNYSVLADDRSTLLGVMSQDIKIGSYGYRYLCNTSSRMDLNHLQGVDGAIGRCFALITEDGERTFAISEGQMNQLKPESIPEKIFKSASALVLTAYLVRCKPGDPMPDATMKAIEYAKKYDVPVVLTLGTKFVIQDDPEFWKDFLEQHVTVVAMNEDEAEALTGESDPLAASDKALEWVDLVLCTAGPVGLFMAGYTEDAAKRETSLPLLPGSIAEFNRYEFSRPAHKNLCDNPTKIYSHIAPYMGGPEKIKNTNGAGDAALSALLHDMAANKYHKENVPNSSKHQHSFLTYSSFSQVCKYSNRASYEVLVQHSPRLSRGLPEREDSLEEAYWER from the coding sequence ATGAAATTCCCTGGACAACGTAAATCAAAGCACTATTTTCCGGTTCACGCTCGTGACCCTTTAGTTAGCCAAGCTCAAACTAGTAAAAGAATGTCACGTACTCATATTATCGGCATTGACCAAACATTGGTGGATATCGAAGCGAAAGTGAGTTCTGAGCTAATCGAAAAATATGGCTTAAGTAAGGGACATTCGCTAGTCATCGGTGACGAAGCTGCAGAGTCTTTATATCAAGAATTAAAAGAGCAGTGCTTGATTACCAATGAATATGCTGGTGGTACGATCGGCAATACATTACACAACTATTCAGTGCTGGCAGATGACCGTTCAACGCTGCTAGGTGTAATGAGCCAAGATATTAAGATTGGTAGCTATGGTTATCGTTATTTATGTAATACATCAAGCAGAATGGATCTGAATCATTTACAAGGGGTAGATGGCGCAATTGGTCGCTGCTTTGCATTAATTACTGAAGATGGTGAACGTACTTTCGCAATTAGCGAAGGTCAAATGAACCAACTAAAACCTGAGAGTATTCCTGAAAAGATCTTCAAAAGTGCTTCTGCTTTGGTATTAACCGCTTATTTAGTTCGTTGTAAACCTGGCGACCCAATGCCTGATGCAACAATGAAAGCGATCGAGTACGCGAAGAAATATGATGTACCCGTTGTATTAACGTTGGGAACTAAATTCGTTATTCAAGATGATCCAGAGTTTTGGAAAGATTTCCTTGAGCAGCATGTAACAGTTGTTGCAATGAACGAAGACGAAGCGGAAGCGTTAACTGGTGAAAGTGATCCTCTTGCCGCTTCTGACAAAGCGCTAGAGTGGGTTGACTTAGTTCTATGTACTGCAGGCCCTGTTGGCCTATTTATGGCGGGTTACACAGAAGACGCCGCAAAGCGTGAAACGTCTTTACCTCTATTACCGGGTTCTATTGCGGAATTTAACCGTTACGAGTTTAGCCGTCCTGCTCATAAAAACTTATGTGACAACCCGACTAAGATCTATTCGCACATTGCACCTTATATGGGTGGCCCTGAAAAGATCAAGAATACCAATGGTGCAGGTGATGCTGCGTTATCGGCTTTATTGCATGATATGGCTGCGAATAAATACCACAAAGAAAACGTGCCTAACTCAAGTAAGCACCAACATTCATTTTTGACGTATTCGTCTTTCTCGCAAGTTTGTAAATATTCAAACCGAGCAAGTTATGAAGTGTTAGTTCAACACTCTCCACGTTTATCTCGTGGTCTTCCTGAAAGAGAAGACAGTTTAGAAGAAGCTTACTGGGAAAGATAA